One segment of Dolichospermum sp. DET69 DNA contains the following:
- the proB gene encoding glutamate 5-kinase — MTKTIVVKIGTSSLTQPETGQLALSSIATLAETLCDLRRQGHRVILVSSGAVGVGCARLGLTERPKTIALKQAVAAVGQGRLMRIYDDLFSILQQPIAQVLLTRADLVERSRYLNANNTFQELLNLGVIPIVNENDTVAVEELKFGDNDTLSALVASLVEADWLFLLTDVDRLYSADPRSVPDAKPISLVSSMQELTELQIQTGGQGSQWGTGGMMTKISAARIAIAAGIRTVITQGQFPRNIEKIIQGELIGTHFAPQPEPTSARKRWIAYGLIPGGKLYLDEGAIAAVVKAGKSLLAAGIKAVEGEFDSQEAVQLCDSNGHEIARGLVNYNSKELQKICGKHSREIPAILGYEGADTIIHRDNLVLI, encoded by the coding sequence ATGACCAAAACAATTGTTGTTAAAATCGGTACTTCTAGCCTAACTCAACCGGAAACGGGACAATTAGCCCTTTCTAGCATTGCAACCTTAGCCGAAACTCTTTGTGATTTGAGACGACAGGGACATCGGGTAATTTTAGTTTCTTCTGGCGCTGTGGGAGTAGGTTGTGCGCGGTTAGGTTTAACAGAACGTCCCAAAACTATAGCTTTAAAACAGGCTGTAGCAGCAGTTGGGCAAGGTAGATTAATGCGTATATATGATGACTTATTTAGTATCTTGCAACAGCCCATTGCTCAAGTATTATTAACTAGGGCAGATTTGGTAGAACGTAGCCGTTATCTTAACGCCAATAATACTTTTCAAGAATTACTAAATTTGGGAGTAATTCCCATCGTCAATGAAAATGATACCGTAGCTGTAGAAGAATTAAAATTCGGAGATAATGATACCCTTTCTGCATTGGTAGCTAGTTTAGTAGAAGCAGATTGGCTATTTTTATTAACGGATGTTGATAGATTATATTCTGCCGATCCTCGTTCCGTACCTGATGCTAAACCCATTAGTTTAGTTAGCAGTATGCAAGAACTGACAGAATTGCAGATTCAAACAGGGGGACAGGGTTCTCAATGGGGGACTGGGGGAATGATGACTAAGATATCTGCGGCCAGAATTGCGATCGCTGCTGGTATCCGCACAGTCATTACTCAAGGGCAATTTCCCCGGAACATTGAAAAAATCATTCAAGGGGAACTCATCGGTACACACTTTGCACCGCAACCAGAACCAACTTCAGCCCGCAAACGCTGGATAGCCTATGGTTTGATACCTGGAGGAAAATTATACTTAGATGAGGGAGCGATCGCTGCCGTTGTTAAAGCCGGAAAATCCCTATTAGCAGCGGGAATTAAAGCCGTAGAAGGGGAATTTGACAGTCAAGAAGCAGTGCAATTATGTGATAGTAATGGTCATGAAATTGCTAGAGGATTGGTGAATTATAATAGTAAAGAATTGCAGAAAATTTGCGGCAAACATTCACGGGAAATTCCGGCAATTTTAGGTTATGAAGGTGCAGACACCATAATTCACCGCGATAATTTAGTTTTGATTTAA
- a CDS encoding DUF3727 domain-containing protein — protein sequence MNSSPFPEDNDHDSESSLILTDELKRTLECYIEHTLSVEGETYVLLLPVDAPIEIFAWQVDGDDEEAVLVEDDDMIEEIFGTAQAVLSEQNLILKNTAHALTVAGELPPEDESKFFTLEIEDEENGLEPEQLMEIATFYHDDQEYAIYTPLDPLLFFARITKTGEPELLSPEEFRKFQPLLEEHLFNEVE from the coding sequence ATGAATTCATCTCCATTTCCTGAAGACAATGATCACGATTCCGAGAGTTCTCTGATTTTAACAGATGAGCTAAAACGAACCCTAGAATGTTACATTGAGCATACACTCTCAGTGGAGGGTGAGACATATGTTCTCCTTCTCCCTGTGGATGCACCAATAGAAATTTTTGCTTGGCAAGTTGATGGCGATGACGAAGAAGCCGTCTTAGTCGAAGATGATGATATGATTGAGGAAATTTTCGGCACTGCTCAAGCTGTTCTTTCTGAGCAAAACCTGATTCTCAAGAATACTGCTCATGCTTTGACTGTAGCAGGTGAGTTGCCTCCTGAAGATGAATCGAAATTCTTTACTTTAGAAATTGAAGATGAAGAAAACGGTTTAGAACCAGAACAATTAATGGAAATTGCCACTTTTTATCATGATGATCAGGAGTATGCAATTTATACTCCCCTTGATCCTCTGCTCTTTTTTGCCAGAATTACTAAAACGGGGGAACCAGAATTACTTTCTCCTGAAGAGTTCCGTAAATTTCAACCCCTGTTAGAAGAACATCTGTTTAATGAAGTTGAGTAA
- a CDS encoding YqeG family HAD IIIA-type phosphatase yields MTRNHLLEPNLILAGSVLTLTPDVIQQYGLKGLVLDVDETLVPMTTSSTFPELQAWIAEIRTCTSLWLVSNNLSEARIGGIARSLNLPYYLGAAKPSRRKIRAALQEMDLPAHQVGMVGDRLFTDVLAGNRLGMFTILVEPIIHPDFTALRSHPIRNIEVWISEILGASITGKVIKK; encoded by the coding sequence ATGACTCGCAACCATCTATTAGAGCCTAACTTGATTTTAGCAGGTTCGGTTTTGACGTTGACACCGGATGTAATCCAACAATATGGGCTGAAAGGGCTAGTATTAGATGTGGATGAAACTTTAGTCCCGATGACAACAAGTTCTACTTTCCCAGAATTGCAAGCATGGATAGCAGAAATTCGGACTTGTACATCATTGTGGTTAGTCAGTAATAATTTAAGTGAAGCGCGAATTGGTGGGATTGCTCGTTCTCTCAATTTACCTTACTATTTGGGTGCGGCTAAACCCTCGCGGCGGAAAATTAGAGCAGCATTGCAAGAGATGGATTTACCTGCACATCAAGTAGGTATGGTAGGCGATCGCTTGTTTACAGATGTGTTAGCTGGTAATCGCTTGGGTATGTTTACAATTTTAGTTGAGCCTATTATTCATCCTGATTTTACAGCCCTCCGTTCCCATCCTATCCGCAACATTGAAGTTTGGATATCGGAAATTCTGGGTGCATCTATTACAGGTAAGGTAATCAAAAAGTAA
- a CDS encoding Uma2 family endonuclease has product MNTAITTLPPHLTLNINLTDEQFFQLCQNNRDLKFERTASGELIIMPPTGSDTGNRNFDIAVELGIWNKQTKLGKGFDSSTGFKLPNGKDVSPDVAWIKKERWDSLTSEQQYKFAPIAPDFVIELRSPSDNLKPLQEKMQEYIENGVKLAWLIDRKQGKVFIYRPGQVVEELDHPQTLNGEDILPGFVLDLREIW; this is encoded by the coding sequence ATGAACACTGCTATAACGACTTTACCTCCTCACCTCACATTAAACATCAACCTAACGGATGAGCAATTTTTTCAACTCTGTCAAAACAACCGTGATTTAAAATTTGAACGCACAGCATCAGGGGAATTAATAATTATGCCACCAACTGGCAGCGATACTGGCAATCGTAATTTTGATATTGCTGTAGAATTAGGAATTTGGAATAAACAAACAAAATTAGGTAAAGGTTTTGACTCTTCCACAGGTTTTAAATTACCCAATGGTAAAGATGTTTCTCCTGATGTTGCTTGGATTAAAAAAGAACGTTGGGATAGTTTAACCTCAGAACAACAATATAAATTTGCTCCTATTGCACCTGATTTTGTGATTGAATTACGTTCTCCTAGCGATAACTTAAAACCATTACAAGAAAAGATGCAAGAATATATAGAAAATGGTGTTAAATTAGCTTGGTTAATTGATAGAAAACAAGGTAAAGTTTTTATTTATCGTCCTGGTCAAGTTGTGGAAGAATTAGATCATCCACAAACATTAAATGGTGAGGATATTTTACCGGGATTTGTTTTAGATTTGCGTGAGATTTGGTAA